From Pseudomonadota bacterium, the proteins below share one genomic window:
- a CDS encoding MOP flippase family protein translates to MVLRDGPKTPSLKRQAFSGVRWTALSSVVKLGLQLVQMVILARLLAPSDFGLMAIVASVMAFLQIFADAGVSNAIIHYQDIDETQKSSLYWLNIGASTALAAIVVAASPLIARFYGDMEIRPLLMLTCTGMIVDAAGLQIRIVAQKELAFAALTAVDLPASLVGFVTAVAVAFGGGGVYSLVLGGVATAVTRTALNWILLSRGWRPRLVFNLPSIAGFLRFGAYMIGNNLVNTFNSQVDIMLGGKLLGASAMGLYSVPRNLSLRVAMMINPIVTQVGMPVMAKAQGDAALLRQVYLQTIRMVSSVNFPIYVGLAVFAPEAVRLLLGEKWAGVVPLLQVFACWGLLRSTGNPVGSLLLAMGRADLAFKWNLVWMFITPPAIWIGSRFGATGMAVAMFGVVAVGFVPNWYFLVRSQCGAKFGEYLVQMIVPFVLSAVAGLAGFAAAWPFTAPPIRLIVGVAVIGAAYLALSAVFNRVWLDAMRELLGFRKGAPKGRA, encoded by the coding sequence TTGGTACTTCGTGACGGCCCGAAAACCCCGAGCCTGAAGCGGCAGGCGTTCTCGGGCGTGCGCTGGACGGCGTTGTCGTCGGTCGTGAAGCTGGGCCTCCAGCTCGTGCAGATGGTGATCCTGGCGAGGTTGCTCGCCCCCTCCGACTTCGGGCTCATGGCGATCGTCGCCTCGGTGATGGCGTTCCTGCAGATCTTCGCCGACGCCGGCGTGAGCAACGCGATCATCCACTACCAGGACATCGACGAAACACAGAAGTCGAGCCTGTACTGGCTGAACATCGGCGCGAGCACCGCCCTCGCTGCGATCGTCGTCGCGGCCAGCCCGCTCATCGCTCGGTTCTACGGCGACATGGAGATCCGGCCGCTGCTGATGCTGACCTGCACGGGTATGATCGTCGACGCGGCCGGGCTGCAGATCCGCATCGTCGCGCAGAAGGAGCTCGCCTTCGCCGCGCTCACTGCGGTCGATCTGCCCGCCAGCCTCGTCGGTTTCGTCACGGCCGTTGCGGTCGCGTTCGGCGGCGGGGGCGTCTATTCGCTGGTTTTGGGCGGCGTGGCGACGGCGGTGACGAGGACGGCGCTGAACTGGATCCTCTTGTCCCGTGGGTGGCGTCCGCGCCTCGTCTTCAACCTGCCAAGCATCGCCGGATTCCTCAGGTTCGGCGCATACATGATCGGCAACAACCTCGTGAACACGTTCAATTCCCAGGTGGACATCATGCTCGGCGGGAAACTGCTCGGCGCCTCGGCGATGGGATTGTACAGCGTCCCGAGGAACCTGAGCCTGCGCGTCGCCATGATGATCAACCCGATCGTGACGCAGGTGGGAATGCCGGTGATGGCAAAGGCCCAGGGCGACGCCGCCCTGCTGCGGCAAGTCTACCTGCAGACCATTCGAATGGTCTCGTCGGTGAACTTCCCGATCTATGTCGGTCTCGCCGTGTTCGCTCCGGAGGCGGTGCGGCTGCTCCTGGGTGAGAAATGGGCTGGCGTCGTGCCGCTCCTTCAAGTGTTCGCGTGCTGGGGCCTCTTGCGGTCCACGGGAAACCCGGTCGGAAGCCTCCTCCTGGCGATGGGCAGGGCGGATCTCGCCTTCAAATGGAACCTCGTTTGGATGTTCATCACGCCGCCCGCCATCTGGATCGGGAGTCGGTTCGGCGCCACCGGCATGGCGGTTGCAATGTTCGGTGTCGTCGCCGTCGGTTTCGTGCCGAACTGGTACTTCCTCGTTCGGTCCCAATGTGGCGCGAAGTTCGGTGAGTACCTCGTGCAGATGATCGTGCCGTTCGTCCTGTCCGCGGTGGCCGGCCTTGCCGGGTTCGCCGCCGCCTGGCCGTTCACCGCGCCGCCGATCCGCCTGATCGTCGGCGTGGCGGTCATCGGAGCGGCGTACCTGGCCTTGAGCGCGGTGTTCAACCGCGTCTGGCTCGACGCGATGCGCGAGCTCTTGGGTTTCCGGAAGGGCGCGCCGAAGGGCCGGGCCTAG
- a CDS encoding class I SAM-dependent methyltransferase: MHDWASMTYNWLAYKLNDAQVAKRVASMTGCVYDLGCGERPYEKDILQHASSYVGVDWSNTLHDLRADIVADLNKDLPIESEVADNVVSFQVLEHLSEPRKMLCEAFRILRPGGGLFLAVPFQWHVHEEPWDFFRYTRFGLLKLLGEAGFAQIEIEAFTGFWTTWVLKFNYHTTRFTRGAWGRVTRRLFAPIWYADQVAAPVMDRLFPAEGETAWYFVTARKPRA; the protein is encoded by the coding sequence GTGCACGACTGGGCCTCGATGACCTACAACTGGCTCGCCTACAAGCTGAACGACGCCCAGGTGGCGAAGCGCGTCGCGAGCATGACCGGCTGCGTGTACGATCTCGGCTGCGGCGAACGCCCGTACGAGAAAGACATCCTCCAGCACGCGAGCAGCTACGTCGGCGTGGACTGGTCGAACACGCTGCACGACCTGCGCGCGGATATCGTCGCCGATCTGAACAAGGATCTCCCCATCGAGAGCGAGGTCGCCGACAACGTGGTCTCGTTTCAGGTCCTGGAGCATCTTTCCGAGCCGCGGAAGATGCTGTGCGAGGCGTTCAGGATCCTGCGTCCTGGCGGCGGCCTGTTCTTGGCTGTGCCGTTTCAGTGGCACGTGCACGAGGAACCTTGGGATTTCTTCCGGTACACGCGGTTCGGTCTTCTGAAGCTGCTCGGGGAGGCCGGGTTCGCGCAGATCGAGATCGAGGCCTTCACCGGTTTCTGGACCACCTGGGTGCTGAAGTTTAATTATCATACGACGAGGTTCACTCGGGGTGCTTGGGGACGCGTGACGCGGCGGTTGTTCGCGCCGATCTGGTATGCGGACCAGGTCGCCGCACCGGTTATGGATCGTCTCTTTCCCGCAGAAGGCGAGACCGCTTGGTACTTCGTGACGGCCCGAAAACCCCGAGCCTGA
- a CDS encoding class I SAM-dependent methyltransferase, with translation MFEHWKNELKLIVAAIPIAGPILSRGYRLIRKTRLAPFDSAHYWENRYRQGGTSGVGSYDKFAQFKAEFLNAFVRDHEIASIIELGCGDGNQLRFAEYPQYLGFDVSEKAVEMCRAVFRADSTKRFAMMSEYRGERAHLTLSLDVVFHLVEDRVFEEYMGKMFDWSERFAVFYASNEESRPTETAVHVRHRKFTDWVARERPAWRLVQHVPNAYPYAGNDDEGSFSDFYVYERA, from the coding sequence ATGTTTGAGCACTGGAAGAACGAATTAAAGCTAATTGTCGCCGCAATTCCGATCGCCGGCCCGATCCTGTCCCGCGGGTACAGGTTGATCCGGAAAACGCGGCTTGCGCCGTTCGATTCAGCGCACTATTGGGAGAACCGGTACCGGCAGGGCGGCACTTCCGGAGTCGGATCGTACGACAAGTTCGCCCAGTTCAAGGCGGAGTTTCTGAACGCCTTCGTCCGCGATCACGAGATCGCGTCGATCATCGAGCTCGGATGCGGGGATGGCAACCAGCTGCGTTTCGCCGAATACCCGCAGTACTTGGGGTTCGATGTGAGCGAGAAGGCGGTCGAGATGTGCCGAGCCGTTTTTCGGGCAGATTCGACGAAGCGGTTCGCAATGATGTCCGAATACCGTGGCGAGCGGGCGCACCTGACCCTGTCCTTGGACGTCGTTTTTCACCTCGTGGAGGACCGCGTTTTCGAAGAGTACATGGGAAAGATGTTCGATTGGTCTGAGCGGTTCGCAGTGTTCTACGCTTCTAATGAGGAGAGCCGACCGACCGAAACCGCCGTTCATGTCAGGCACCGGAAGTTCACGGATTGGGTCGCGCGCGAGCGGCCGGCGTGGCGGCTTGTCCAGCACGTCCCGAACGCGTACCCCTACGCCGGAAACGACGACGAGGGATCCTTCTCCGATTTCTATGTCTATGAAAGGGCTTGA
- a CDS encoding glycosyltransferase family 2 protein: MSQTVAADRIILWIAHDDRAALDEQLLGLVDAGLEIRFCEDLLSYKKIIPTLREMPGAVIVTADDDVYYWPTWLEELVRAHTEDRRTVMCHRANSVRLGESGQPAPYLDWSLDTRSNGTSSLVFPTGVGGVLYPPGVFYSDVLREDLFRELCPSGDDIWLYWMVRLNRGRSRKIGKRRVFTEWPGFRVGGLAQYNYLQGGNDRQIQAMVGAYGFPHV, from the coding sequence CGTGGCCGCAGATCGGATCATTTTGTGGATCGCGCACGACGACAGAGCCGCTTTGGACGAGCAACTTCTTGGGCTCGTGGACGCGGGGCTTGAGATCCGGTTTTGCGAGGATTTGCTTTCCTACAAGAAGATCATCCCAACTCTGCGTGAGATGCCGGGGGCGGTGATCGTTACTGCCGATGACGACGTCTACTACTGGCCGACATGGCTTGAGGAGCTCGTGCGCGCCCACACCGAGGACCGGCGAACCGTGATGTGCCACCGCGCGAACAGCGTCCGCTTGGGCGAGAGCGGGCAGCCAGCCCCTTACCTGGATTGGTCGCTCGACACTCGATCAAACGGCACTTCTTCCTTGGTGTTCCCCACCGGCGTCGGTGGCGTGCTCTATCCGCCCGGCGTGTTTTACTCGGATGTCCTGCGGGAGGACCTGTTCCGCGAGCTGTGCCCTAGCGGGGACGATATCTGGCTCTATTGGATGGTGCGGCTCAACCGTGGTAGGTCGCGGAAGATTGGGAAACGTCGGGTCTTCACCGAATGGCCCGGTTTCCGGGTTGGAGGTCTTGCGCAGTACAACTACCTCCAGGGAGGCAACGACCGGCAGATCCAGGCAATGGTCGGTGCATATGGATTCCCACATGTTTGA